One Gimesia aquarii DNA segment encodes these proteins:
- a CDS encoding ATP-binding protein — protein sequence MKRFIEKEVSKATLLVIQGVDLGTRFKLGTEPAGVGRGVRNEIRILDTEASRRHALISFKNGSYIITDQNSSNGTLVNGTQIQSIKLNNGDHILIGRSLLLFSNQSIDEDSRYMAEKVDLISNEESHHSSITHEVNHHFDSVILDTADVSGIIPQHEVQNDLQALYRVAEASVSPTISQEELLKRILDLTINTVGADRGCMLITDPQSGEILPQIYSSREKIKAGSRMPVSHSIVDYVLNKKQGVRTSDAQRDQRFDGGGSILQAGIREAMCVPMQGRHELMGVIYVDTTTSHPESLLKNGAVEKFSEEHLRLLVAIGRQSALAIENYRFQNAMLKAERFAAMGQTIATLSHHIKNILQGVRGGSYLIDMGLNKSEEDLVRKGWNIVEKNQNKIYHLVMDMLTFSTERKPALEPGSINTPVKDVYELMQARAEECGVKLKCELAEDLPDSVFDHEGIHRAVLNIVINAIDAVEGSESEGIVLIETTFLAKSDQILVMISDNGAGIPEEQISKIFNLFESTKGARGTGIGLAVSQKIIREHGGEIKIESEPEKGSRFTLSIPCLDEDHPPVATL from the coding sequence ATGAAAAGGTTTATTGAGAAAGAGGTATCCAAAGCAACGCTACTGGTAATCCAGGGTGTTGATTTGGGAACTCGGTTTAAGCTCGGCACTGAACCAGCGGGAGTAGGGCGAGGTGTTCGAAACGAAATTCGGATCCTGGATACCGAAGCATCCAGACGACATGCCCTGATTTCATTCAAAAATGGTTCCTACATCATCACCGACCAGAATAGCTCTAACGGCACCCTGGTAAATGGAACACAAATTCAATCGATTAAATTAAACAATGGAGACCACATCTTAATCGGTCGCAGCCTGCTTCTTTTTTCGAATCAATCAATCGATGAAGATTCCCGCTATATGGCTGAGAAGGTCGATTTAATCAGCAATGAGGAATCTCACCACTCCAGTATTACACACGAAGTAAATCACCACTTCGATTCTGTGATTCTTGATACAGCCGACGTTTCTGGAATTATTCCACAACATGAAGTTCAAAATGACCTCCAAGCGCTTTATCGTGTTGCTGAGGCTTCTGTCAGCCCGACCATCTCCCAGGAAGAACTGCTCAAACGAATTCTCGACCTCACAATAAATACCGTAGGCGCGGACAGGGGCTGTATGTTGATCACTGACCCGCAATCGGGTGAAATCCTTCCGCAGATCTATAGTAGTAGAGAAAAGATAAAAGCTGGATCGCGTATGCCGGTCTCTCATAGCATCGTTGATTATGTCCTCAATAAAAAACAGGGAGTCCGTACTTCGGACGCACAGCGAGACCAGCGTTTTGATGGAGGAGGCAGTATTCTCCAGGCAGGAATCCGTGAAGCCATGTGTGTTCCCATGCAGGGAAGACACGAATTAATGGGGGTCATTTATGTCGATACGACAACATCACATCCTGAAAGCCTGCTAAAAAATGGTGCCGTTGAAAAATTCAGCGAAGAACATCTGAGATTACTGGTAGCGATCGGGCGTCAGTCGGCACTGGCAATTGAGAACTATCGATTCCAAAACGCCATGTTAAAGGCGGAACGCTTTGCCGCCATGGGACAAACCATTGCCACATTGAGCCACCACATAAAAAATATTTTACAGGGAGTTCGTGGCGGTAGTTATCTGATCGACATGGGCCTGAATAAATCCGAAGAGGATTTAGTACGTAAAGGCTGGAACATTGTTGAAAAAAATCAGAATAAAATCTATCACCTGGTTATGGACATGCTCACTTTCAGCACAGAGCGAAAGCCCGCACTGGAACCAGGATCGATCAACACTCCCGTCAAAGACGTTTATGAATTGATGCAAGCACGGGCTGAAGAATGTGGTGTTAAACTAAAGTGTGAACTGGCAGAAGATCTCCCAGACTCTGTTTTTGATCATGAGGGAATTCATCGAGCTGTTTTGAATATTGTGATCAACGCCATTGATGCCGTAGAAGGTTCTGAGAGCGAAGGGATTGTCCTGATCGAAACCACGTTTTTAGCCAAATCTGATCAGATTTTAGTTATGATTTCTGATAATGGTGCAGGCATTCCAGAAGAGCAAATCAGCAAAATCTTCAACCTGTTTGAATCGACAAAGGGTGCAAGAGGCACTGGAATCGGACTTGCTGTGAGTCAGAAGATTATTCGAGAACATGGTGGCGAAATCAAAATCGAAAGTGAACCAGAGAAAGGCTCGCGTTTCACGCTCTCCATCCCCTGTCTGGATGAAGATCATCCACCAGTTGCTACCTTGTAG
- a CDS encoding serine/threonine protein kinase, whose protein sequence is MAKRNKETPERKKRQSARVPKLESLGKYQIQKEIGAGGMGAVFLARDTTLNRLAALKVLPRDKAENPVLVKRFKAEGQAAAHLRHENIVSVYDAGEEDGYLYIALEYVEGTDLHNLISKRNRVPVRRSLEIITQVTKALAHAYQQGIVHRDIKPANILIRQDSVVKLTDLGLARSIDDNTETSITRAGTTVGTVDYMAPEQARDSKAADIRSDIYSLGCTWYHMLTGRAPFSEGSLTNKLAAHASTPPPDPRQLNDRVPEGIVAIIQRMMAKSQNDRYQNPEELLEDLKNSNLKRSNVDNNVLEALASDESDSEQATLETIANESSDSSDFQINQFMPDYSSPTETTEEETSSRLSTSFDLEKLAAEVEIESETLVPEVKRSHKRVKKTVEPEPAADETTEFSRTQDPASPIEEGSVISDSAMKARETARSKKQEAPVKQQKRTKPTSQKPKKSRRESVAASRPQKSSRKKVPVTPSDTSTSETGVAVDYIQIAKLIGGMILLILLIWWGIKTFSSSAPTPQGKGNNPFASADQQQQQQANLDDSEAQNPDENTDQAKSIDDDSSQKPVGDSDDNSNAEKSQAADQNQKPNEKWQNVAVRGQEKKHLPRWGTGFMSLRGGNGSKAYPNLPLLKVAKGKSEAGIYQSLNSAMKAVTSKGAVIRLLGQGPFLLKPHRLQNISELILMADSEQNPVVVIQADEVTQKQTELNVISFSGGVLRLQGIHFLCDVSQFPDSGTCDIFKINQSDITFQNCSFGLIGANQKRTFRLVNSIGKIRATTARPQGETRILLENSVITGDELKAIHVDQPYADVLVSNCFISTKGSPCLELASQEIKPKSNSDLEARNVPCIFRIFSSTLLSDRSIFELNGPIETKKLNQPGQDATAKISPLQTDIIVVNSVLIGNPKEKQSSMVSLINWPQDKLRAQNKSRFSGLKFQLESSLLWGWPLYLKSIDSDNTHNMFQIDSHRIWQQSWGEVVSEDAFNNQIPPKMSELRTPAFVKSLLDFSKQKSVYAISEGGLIAGCDPAKLTSLSQGQLKRISAYQDRPQNYDQLRKVFTKAKTVTFDMTKGDLSEFLKSSAISGPTNVLVNGEGICYTSPIILENKQVRLQFQQKAGGSPLIVQLKLSPSATPKRSRDKKSTAISSFFTSRNSTLEMVGGNFQIAAERRGVIPKHFLICQNSRVALDQCVLKAMLFNEKRFQSVVYVEPAAAKQTSQVMIDRSFLTASGTIVESRALRLSLEIQNGLLLGLQNLFTFDAPRSGSPSIQVSLKQSTFAPGGSVFTFQESLGTSAGTGSLQIFADDSIFMPAPSTSAVRADLSRTVSLFAIPPSLQKKKLIQWWGSSNGFMIERLNLLAESGNASQSTSTTFLEAMKSLFGEEVTQRPLVSPGGIILQEQKLPPLVKIMSSDFQLLSTCKAATWSELKQPIGANLSELEQNLKGSSNSRSKPGRNKLAF, encoded by the coding sequence ATGGCCAAGCGGAATAAGGAGACTCCTGAAAGGAAAAAACGCCAGTCCGCGCGCGTCCCCAAACTGGAATCACTCGGTAAGTATCAGATTCAAAAAGAAATCGGTGCCGGAGGCATGGGAGCAGTCTTTCTTGCCCGGGATACGACATTGAATCGGCTGGCTGCTTTGAAAGTTTTACCCCGCGACAAAGCAGAGAATCCCGTACTTGTTAAACGCTTTAAGGCGGAAGGTCAAGCAGCCGCACATCTGCGTCATGAGAATATTGTTTCTGTTTATGATGCGGGCGAAGAAGATGGTTATCTTTATATTGCATTAGAATATGTAGAGGGTACGGACTTACATAATCTGATCAGTAAACGGAATCGCGTTCCAGTTCGCCGTTCACTGGAAATTATCACGCAGGTCACAAAAGCATTGGCTCATGCCTATCAGCAGGGCATTGTGCATCGAGACATCAAGCCTGCGAATATTCTCATTCGGCAGGATAGCGTCGTTAAACTGACAGATTTAGGGCTGGCGCGGTCAATTGATGATAATACAGAGACAAGTATTACGCGGGCCGGTACCACTGTGGGGACAGTGGATTATATGGCGCCAGAACAGGCGCGAGACAGCAAGGCTGCAGATATTCGGAGTGATATCTACTCTTTGGGATGTACCTGGTATCACATGTTAACTGGGCGTGCTCCCTTTTCCGAAGGAAGTCTGACCAATAAGTTGGCTGCGCATGCTTCCACTCCCCCACCCGATCCACGGCAGTTAAATGACCGAGTACCTGAGGGAATTGTGGCCATTATTCAGCGGATGATGGCAAAATCGCAAAATGATCGATACCAAAACCCCGAAGAGTTACTGGAAGACTTAAAAAATTCAAACCTAAAACGATCGAATGTCGACAACAACGTTCTGGAAGCACTGGCCAGTGATGAATCGGATAGTGAGCAGGCAACACTTGAAACTATTGCAAATGAATCGTCAGATAGTAGTGATTTTCAAATCAATCAATTTATGCCCGATTACAGTAGCCCAACTGAGACAACCGAAGAAGAAACATCAAGCCGTCTCAGTACCAGCTTCGATTTAGAGAAGTTGGCTGCGGAAGTAGAGATTGAATCGGAAACTCTTGTGCCCGAGGTGAAACGTTCGCACAAACGTGTAAAAAAAACTGTTGAGCCAGAACCAGCTGCCGATGAAACAACCGAGTTTTCGAGAACACAAGATCCCGCTTCTCCAATTGAAGAAGGTTCGGTGATTTCTGATTCTGCGATGAAAGCGAGGGAGACTGCACGTTCGAAAAAACAAGAAGCCCCTGTCAAGCAACAAAAGCGAACAAAGCCAACTTCTCAGAAGCCTAAAAAGTCTCGGAGAGAATCTGTAGCGGCAAGCCGTCCTCAGAAGTCTTCTCGGAAAAAGGTTCCAGTTACTCCGAGCGATACATCTACTTCCGAAACTGGTGTCGCCGTAGATTACATACAGATTGCCAAGCTAATTGGTGGAATGATCCTGTTGATTCTACTGATCTGGTGGGGCATCAAAACTTTTAGTTCATCCGCTCCTACTCCACAGGGAAAAGGGAACAATCCCTTTGCATCAGCAGATCAGCAGCAACAGCAGCAGGCAAATCTAGACGACTCTGAAGCTCAGAATCCTGATGAAAACACCGATCAAGCAAAGTCGATTGATGATGATTCGAGCCAGAAACCGGTTGGTGATTCTGATGACAACAGCAACGCGGAAAAGAGTCAGGCGGCTGATCAGAATCAAAAACCGAATGAGAAGTGGCAAAATGTGGCAGTGCGAGGTCAGGAAAAAAAGCATCTGCCTCGATGGGGTACTGGATTCATGTCGCTCAGGGGAGGCAATGGCAGCAAAGCATATCCCAATTTACCGCTTTTGAAAGTAGCTAAAGGGAAGTCAGAAGCCGGGATCTATCAAAGTTTGAATAGTGCGATGAAAGCTGTCACTTCAAAAGGAGCAGTGATTCGTCTGCTTGGCCAAGGACCTTTTCTACTGAAACCACATCGTCTCCAAAATATCTCAGAACTCATTCTTATGGCGGATTCGGAACAGAACCCGGTTGTAGTGATTCAGGCGGATGAAGTCACACAGAAGCAAACAGAACTAAATGTGATCTCGTTTTCTGGTGGAGTACTTCGTTTACAAGGCATTCATTTTTTGTGTGATGTTTCTCAATTTCCAGATTCTGGCACATGCGATATTTTTAAGATCAATCAGAGTGACATCACATTTCAGAACTGTTCTTTTGGGTTGATTGGAGCGAATCAAAAAAGGACCTTTCGGTTGGTAAATTCAATCGGTAAGATTCGTGCAACAACAGCAAGGCCTCAAGGAGAAACACGTATTCTCCTGGAAAATTCTGTGATTACAGGTGACGAGCTGAAAGCAATTCATGTCGACCAGCCTTATGCTGACGTATTGGTTTCGAATTGCTTTATTTCTACGAAGGGAAGTCCTTGTCTGGAGCTGGCATCTCAGGAGATAAAACCCAAATCCAATAGCGATTTGGAAGCACGTAATGTTCCGTGTATTTTCAGAATCTTTTCCAGTACCCTGCTCTCTGACCGTTCCATATTTGAGTTGAATGGTCCAATAGAAACAAAAAAATTAAATCAACCTGGACAGGATGCTACAGCAAAAATCTCACCCTTACAGACCGATATAATCGTCGTGAATTCTGTTTTGATAGGCAATCCAAAGGAAAAGCAATCATCCATGGTTTCTTTGATCAATTGGCCTCAGGATAAATTACGCGCACAAAATAAAAGTCGTTTCAGTGGGCTCAAATTTCAATTGGAAAGCAGTTTGCTGTGGGGGTGGCCTCTCTATTTAAAATCTATAGATTCCGATAACACTCATAACATGTTTCAAATTGATTCTCACCGTATCTGGCAGCAAAGCTGGGGAGAAGTTGTATCAGAAGACGCATTTAATAATCAAATTCCTCCTAAAATGAGTGAATTACGTACTCCAGCTTTTGTGAAGTCTCTACTGGATTTTTCCAAACAGAAGAGTGTTTATGCGATTTCCGAAGGAGGACTGATTGCAGGCTGTGACCCTGCCAAATTAACATCTCTTTCCCAAGGCCAACTGAAACGAATCAGCGCGTATCAGGATAGACCTCAAAATTATGATCAACTTCGTAAAGTGTTCACAAAAGCGAAAACGGTTACCTTCGACATGACAAAAGGTGATCTAAGTGAGTTTCTCAAAAGTTCGGCAATATCAGGCCCTACGAATGTTCTCGTAAATGGCGAAGGAATTTGCTACACCTCTCCCATCATATTAGAGAATAAACAGGTACGTTTGCAATTTCAGCAAAAAGCAGGTGGTAGCCCACTTATCGTACAATTAAAACTGTCACCTTCTGCTACTCCAAAACGTTCTCGAGATAAAAAGTCGACTGCGATTTCTTCATTCTTCACATCAAGAAACTCGACTTTGGAGATGGTCGGTGGTAACTTCCAAATTGCAGCTGAACGAAGAGGTGTCATTCCTAAGCATTTTCTGATTTGCCAGAATAGTCGAGTGGCATTGGACCAATGTGTTTTGAAAGCGATGTTGTTCAACGAGAAACGCTTTCAATCTGTTGTGTATGTGGAGCCTGCTGCTGCGAAGCAAACGAGCCAGGTTATGATCGATCGTTCTTTTCTGACTGCTTCTGGAACGATTGTTGAGTCACGCGCATTACGACTTAGTCTAGAGATTCAAAATGGCCTCTTATTAGGATTGCAAAATCTTTTTACATTTGATGCACCAAGATCGGGTTCGCCGTCAATTCAAGTGTCTTTGAAACAAAGCACGTTTGCTCCAGGAGGATCTGTTTTTACATTTCAAGAGTCTCTCGGAACTTCAGCAGGCACAGGTTCTTTACAAATTTTTGCCGACGATTCGATATTTATGCCAGCACCCTCAACTTCCGCTGTTCGTGCAGATTTATCAAGGACTGTATCTTTATTTGCTATTCCCCCCTCTCTCCAGAAGAAAAAGTTAATCCAGTGGTGGGGTAGTTCGAATGGCTTTATGATTGAGCGGTTGAATTTACTGGCTGAGAGTGGGAATGCTTCTCAATCAACGAGCACCACATTTTTGGAGGCTATGAAAAGTCTATTCGGCGAGGAGGTGACTCAACGTCCGTTAGTTTCACCAGGAGGGATCATCTTACAAGAACAGAAGCTTCCGCCTTTAGTTAAAATTATGTCAAGTGATTTTCAACTTTTGTCAACTTGTAAGGCTGCAACCTGGTCGGAATTAAAACAGCCCATTGGGGCAAATCTATCTGAATTAGAACAGAACTTGAAAGGAAGCAGTAACAGCCGTTCTAAACCTGGACGAAATAAGCTCGCCTTTTAA